A genomic stretch from Festucalex cinctus isolate MCC-2025b chromosome 13, RoL_Fcin_1.0, whole genome shotgun sequence includes:
- the trarg1a gene encoding trafficking regulator of GLUT4 1 has translation MAINTDTDFLKSNLGEVGGGGGEGGAQLADFQETEKLLAVTSEPAGHGLKMSSSFSVNMDHHQAKGLEADHNGHGLNVRSGSAGQLSAAAPLSPSKVSLSRSSTGNATVQESPKPRDYLILVIISCFFPVWPVSIVALVYSIMSRNSLQAGDVDGARRLGRLARLLSIVSIVLGVVAIIVFVSLSAIN, from the exons ATGGCCATCAACACGGATACCGACTTCCTCAAGTCCAACCTTGGCGAggtcggcggcggcggaggagaaGGAGGCGCCCAGCTGGCTGACTTCCAGGAGACCGAAAAGCTGCTGGCCGTCACCAGCGAGCCTGCGGGCCACGGCCTCAAAATGTCCTCGTCCTTCTCCGTCAACATGGACCACCACCAGGCGAAGGGGCTGGAGGCGGACCACAACGGCCACGGGCTGAACGTGAGGTCGGGCTCGGCGGGGCAGCTGTCCGCCGCCGCGCCCCTCTCCCCGTCCAAAGTCAGCCTGAGCCGCTCGTCCACAGGCAACGCGACGGTGCAGGAGAGCCCCAAGCCCCGAGACTACCTGATCCTCGTCATCATCTCCTGCTTCTTCCCCGTGTGGCCCGTCAGCATCGTGGCCCTCGTCTACTCCATCATG TCCAGAAACAGTCTCCAGGCAGGGGACGTGGACGGGGCCAGACGGTTGGGTCGACTGGCTCGTCTGCTCAGCATAGTGTCCATCGTCCTGGGTGTGGTCGCCATCATTGTCTTTGTTTCACTTTCAG CAATCAACTGA